A stretch of Dermochelys coriacea isolate rDerCor1 chromosome 6, rDerCor1.pri.v4, whole genome shotgun sequence DNA encodes these proteins:
- the DACT1 gene encoding LOW QUALITY PROTEIN: dapper homolog 1 (The sequence of the model RefSeq protein was modified relative to this genomic sequence to represent the inferred CDS: inserted 5 bases in 5 codons; substituted 1 base at 1 genomic stop codon) produces MKPSPAAKEPEPGQPQAAAPREPEGRWREKGEAEAERQRTRERLEATLAGLGELDYLRQRQELLVKSLLLSHPPGPPPAPRGPAGAARGRDAQRSLEEKLLEENILLLRKQLNCLRRRDAGLLNQLQELDKQISDLRLDVEKTTDEHLETDSRPSSGFYELSDGASGSLSNSSNSVFSECXSSCHSSTCFCSPLETSLNISDGRPKSADLIGWMDYNKESQHEDPASGAVCRSLSTTHSNSLAVVADVHPKYQCDLVSKNGNDVYRYPXPLHAVAVQSPMFLLPVTGNPLREEERRGCNVNDVCTGAELDSVKTGNSFLLQSSWSVPCPSANKKLEGYILSLVQKKTHSVRTNKPRTSLNADPTKGXLRHGSMCVRQTAAVSHPNIVNLKNSKQACLHSSGTTALDNGTFSPLNQWSKESNGEQLESRKVPLAVAYPPSAVNELESKHLSRTIKPASQELNWCPVATTGDIPKENGQIFATSSTESSGRHTALQQENKVTQPPKKLLKNRLQAAHPTSPPLEERPTLDFKSEGSSSQSLDEGLLVSAQYVPAKQQSLKLHKGTKSVKILKSSTLKHRSHLASLLESNAPTMREKTKPIGKKCRFPDDLDIRIRNXKALCEREKSSSQLEPSLPSRQSGLHKTVIKSHGHSREVVVVAKPKHKRGDYRRWKSSAEISYEEALRRARRNRREAVGSXSQVPLPYVSPYAYVASDSEYSAECESLFHSTVVDTSEDEQSNYTTNCFGDSESSLSEVEFVGESTTTSDSDESGGLIWSQFVQTLPIQTVATPELHENAAKAFVKIKXSHNLKKKILRFRSGSLKLMTTV; encoded by the exons ATGAAGCCGAGCCCGGCGGCCAAGGAGCCGGAGCCGGGGCAGCCGCAGGCGGCGGCGCCCCGGGAGCCCGAGGGGCGCTGGAGGGAGAAGGgcgaggcggaggcggagcggcAGCGCACCCGGGAGCGGCTGGAGGCCACGCTGGCCGGGCTGGGCGAGCTGGACTACCTGCGCCAGCGGCAGGAGCTGCTGGTGAAGAGCCTGCTGCTGAGCCACCCGCCGGGGCCGCCCCCAGCGCCGCGGGGACCCGCGGGAGCCGCCCGGGGAAGGGACGCCCAGCGCAGCCTGGAGGAGAAGCTCCTGGAGGAGAACATCCTCCTGCTGAGGAAGCAGCTG AACTGTTTGAGAAGGCGAGATGCTGGTCTATTAAATCAGCTGCAAGAACTAGACAAACAGATAAGTGATCTAAGACTGGATGTAGAAAAGACTACAGATGAGCACCTTGAGACAGACAGTCGCCCAAGTTCAG gatTTTATGAGCTGAGTGATGGGGCCTCTGGATCACTTTCCAATTCCTCTAACTCAGTCTTCAGTGAGT TATCCAGTTGCCATTCCAGCACCTGTTTTTGCAGCCCTTTGGAGACATCTTTGAATATCTCGGATGGACGCCCAAAATCTGCAG ATCTCATAGGCTGGATGGATTACAATAAAGAAAGTCAGCACGAGGACCCGGCATCAGGTGCGGTCTGTCGTTCGCTCTCCACAACGCACTCCAATTCCCTTGCCGTGGTTGCAGATGTACATCCGAAGTATCAGTGTGACTTAGTATCTAAAAATGGCAATGACGTGTACCGTTACC GTCCCCTGCATGCAGTAGCCGTGCAGAGTCCAATGTTTCTTCTTCCCGTGACTGGTAATCCCCTGAGAGAAGAAGAGAGACGTGGTTGCAATGTTAATGATGTTTGCACTGGAGCTGAACTAGACTCAGTAAAAACAGGCAATTCCTTTCTCCTGCAGAGCTCGTGGTCTGTACCCTGTCCTTCAGCCAACAAAAAACTAGAGGGTTACATCCTGAGCCTTGTTCAGAAAAAGACGCATTCTGTGAGGACTAACAAACCAAGAACAAGTCTGAATGCTGACCCCACGAAAG ATTTGAGACATGGGAGCATGTGTGTTAGACAGACTGCGGCTGTTTCACATCCTAACATTGTGAACCTGAAGAATTCCAAACAAGCATGTTTGCATTCCAGTGGAACAACCGCTTTGGATAATGGCACCTTCTCGCCATTAAATCAGTGGTCAAAAGAATCTAATGGGGAGCAGCTGGAAAGCAGGAAGGTGCCTCTGGCTGTAGCCTACCCACCAAGCGCCGTCAATGAACTTGAAAGCAAACATCTGTCAAGGACCATCAAACCAGCATCTCAAGAACTAAACTGGTGTCCTGTAGCTACAACAGGGGATATCCCAAAGGAAAATGGCCAAATCTTTGCTACGTCTTCTACAGAAAGTTCTGGTAGGcatacagcactgcagcaggaGAATAAAGTGACCCAGCCACCCAAAAAGCTGCTAAAAAACCGCTTGCAAGCAGCTCACCCCACTTCGCCTCCTCTGGAGGAGAGACCCACATTGGATTTCAAGAGTGAGGGCTCTTCCTCTCAGAGCCTGGATGAAGGTTTGCTGGTGAGTGCTCAGTACGTACCAGCTAAACAGCAAAGCCTTAAGCTTCACAAAGGCACCAAAAGTGTCAAAATTCTGAAGAGCTCTACTCTGAAACACAGGTCTCACCTGGCTAGTCTGCTGGAAAGCAACGCGCCCACCATGCGGGAGAAAACCAAGCCAATTGGCAAGAAGTGTCGTTTCCCTGATGACTTGGACATAAGAATAAGAAACTAAAAAGCCCTCTGTGAGAGGGAAAAAAGCAGTTCACAGCTGGAGCCAAGCCTCCCAAGCAGGCAGTCTGGCCTCCATAAAACTGTGATCAAATCTCACGGACATAGCAGAGAAGTAGTTGTTGTGGCCAAACCTAAACACAAGCGAGGAGATTATCGCCGGTGGAAGTCCTCAGCAGAGATTTCCTATGAGGAAGCCCTGAGAAGGGCAAGAAGAAACAGGAGAGAAGCCGTAGGGT ATTCACAAGTTCCCCTTCCATACGTCAGCCCCTACGCTTACGTTGCTAGTGACTCTGAGTATTCAGCAGAATGCGAATCCCTGTTCCACTCCACTGTAGTGGACACCAGTGAAGATGAGCAGAGTAACTACACCACAAACTGCTTTGGAGACAGCGAGTCCAGCTTGAGTGAGGTAGAGTTCGTTGGGGAGAGCACGACTACTAGTGACTCTGATGAAAGCGGGGGGCTAATTTGGTCTCAGTTTGTTCAGACTCTTCCTATCCAAACAGTGGCCACTCCAGAGCTGCATGAAAATGCAGCAAAGGCCTTTGTGAAAATTA CCTCGCATAACCTCAAGAAGAAAATCCTTCGCTTCCGATCTGGCTCTCTCAAACTGATGACAACTGTCTAA